One genomic segment of Panicum virgatum strain AP13 chromosome 2N, P.virgatum_v5, whole genome shotgun sequence includes these proteins:
- the LOC120658859 gene encoding uncharacterized protein LOC120658859, giving the protein MGDDGTTKAAAATGLKQIARLRELLHRWQQAMALGGSKPPRDGEEGHDGGGAPDDQELVASAIPPFVLQRLRRTETVDSLLSDDESCHSPEPPPDVPRGYCPVYVGPEQRRFVIPTGYLAHPVFRLLLDKAEEEFGFRHEGALAIPCETEAFKYILQCVERHDNGLAADAQVAEANHPAMALEQEPAAMHHA; this is encoded by the exons ATGGGCGACGACGGCAcgacgaaggcggcggcggcgacgggcctGAAGCAGATCGCGCGGCTCCGGGAGCTGCTGCACAGGTGGCAGCAGGCCATGGCGCTGGGGGGCAGCAAGCCGCCGCGGGACGGGGAGGAgggccacgacggcggcggggcgccggACGATCAGGAGCTGGTGGCGTCGGCGATCCCGCCGTTCGTGCTGCAGCGGCTGCGGCGGACGGAGACGGTGGACTCGCTGCTGTCGGACGACGAGAGCTGCCACAgcccggagccgccgccggacgTGCCCCGCGGGTACTGCCCCGTGTACGTGGGGCCCGAGCAGCGGCGGTTCGTGATCCCGACCGGCTACCTGGCGCACCCCGTGTTCCGGCTCCTGCTGGACAAGGCCGAGGAGGAGTTCGGGTTCCGGCACGAGGGCGCGCTCGCCATCCCCTGCGAGACCGAGGCTTTCAAGTACATCCTCCAGTGCGTCGAGCGCCACGACAatggcctcgccgccgacgcccaag TTGCAGAAGCGAACCACCCGGCCATGGCGCTGGAGCAAGAACCGGCGGCGATGCACCATGCTTAA
- the LOC120660754 gene encoding auxin-responsive protein SAUR76-like produces the protein MAKGGLSKLKCMIKRWHSSSRVSRTPSGCSARSHDGAGAVGFALEDSWRRGVAASSVVAIGGGGGRGSASFHCADGVPPGLHPVYVGKSRRRYLIAADLVGHPLFQNLVDRSGGAGVGAGGGTVVGCEVVLFEHLLWMLENADPQPESLDELVEYYAC, from the coding sequence ATGGCGAAGGGCGGGCTGAGCAAGCTCAAGTGCATGATCAAGAGGTGGCACTCCTCGAGCCGGGTCTCGCGCACGCCGTCGGGTTGCTCGGCGCGCTCacacgacggcgccggcgccgtcggctTCGCCTTGGAGGACTCGTGGAGGCGGGGCGTCGCGGCCTCGTCCGTTGtcgccatcggcggcggcggcggcagggggtcGGCCTCGTTCCACTGCGCAGACGGCGTGCCCCCGGGTCTCCACCCGGTGTACGTCGGCAAGTCGCGCCGCCGCTACCTCATCGCCGCGGACCTCGTCGGGCACCCCCTGTTCCAGAACCTCGTCGACCgctcgggcggcgccggcgtcggagcTGGCGGCGGGACCGTCGTGGGCTGCGAGGTCGTGCTGTTCGAGCACCTCCTCTGGATGCTCGAGAACGCCGACCCGCAGCCGGAGTCCCTCGACGAGCTCGTCGAGTACTACGCGTGCTGA